In Lycium ferocissimum isolate CSIRO_LF1 chromosome 11, AGI_CSIRO_Lferr_CH_V1, whole genome shotgun sequence, a single genomic region encodes these proteins:
- the LOC132036828 gene encoding 2S sulfur-rich seed storage protein 1-like isoform X2, whose amino-acid sequence MAKISLVAALLLCLLAVATANTFTVTVKEDDMENQGSQRCQEQIQRQRMYLSRSRQYELSMVTDDDESNQAQEHLQQCCQELRNMDTQCRCQALRRMVSQEQGTQGHQAERMLGRARYLPRMCNIQPTQCRF is encoded by the exons ATGGCAAAGATTTCACTTGTTGCAGCTCTTCTTTTGTGCTTGTTAGCCGTTGCAACTGCTAACACCTTCACAGTCACCGTGAAGGAGGATGATATGGAAAATCAGGGGTCACAAAGGTGTCAAGAGCAGATCCAGAGGCAAAG GATGTACCTTTCAAGAAGCCGCCAATATGAATTGAGCATGGTGACAGATGACGATGAGAGCAACCAAGCACAGGAGCATCTCCAGCAATGTTGCCAGGAATTGAGGAACATGGACACTCAATGCCGCTGTCAGGCACTTAGGAGGATGGTGTCACAAGAGCAAGGCACCCAAGGCCATCAGGCAGAGCGCATGTTAGGGAGAGCTCGTTACCTTCCCCGTATGTGCAACATTCAGCCTACTCAGTGCCGCTTCTAA
- the LOC132036828 gene encoding 2S sulfur-rich seed storage protein 2-like isoform X1, giving the protein MAKISLVAALLLCLLAVATANTFTVTVKEDDMENQGSQRCQEQIQRQRLNHCRMYLSRSRQYELSMVTDDDESNQAQEHLQQCCQELRNMDTQCRCQALRRMVSQEQGTQGHQAERMLGRARYLPRMCNIQPTQCRF; this is encoded by the exons ATGGCAAAGATTTCACTTGTTGCAGCTCTTCTTTTGTGCTTGTTAGCCGTTGCAACTGCTAACACCTTCACAGTCACCGTGAAGGAGGATGATATGGAAAATCAGGGGTCACAAAGGTGTCAAGAGCAGATCCAGAGGCAAAGGTTGAACCACTGCAG GATGTACCTTTCAAGAAGCCGCCAATATGAATTGAGCATGGTGACAGATGACGATGAGAGCAACCAAGCACAGGAGCATCTCCAGCAATGTTGCCAGGAATTGAGGAACATGGACACTCAATGCCGCTGTCAGGCACTTAGGAGGATGGTGTCACAAGAGCAAGGCACCCAAGGCCATCAGGCAGAGCGCATGTTAGGGAGAGCTCGTTACCTTCCCCGTATGTGCAACATTCAGCCTACTCAGTGCCGCTTCTAA
- the LOC132037745 gene encoding COBRA-like protein 10, with protein MVKGMQIPWRSISWIALVLIAYNFQTCRGQDYGGEDTKPAAPPPEQENCDGIFVTYSFEGREKVYPLVKNVSAQAWSFKSMLTVLNTGLYELKSWKVFIGFQNKELLVSADGAVAIDGDGFPVKVGKNGTTLAGYPQSDLKTAIDTAGDFTQMSAQISIKGTQFGLKEKSNPMPTIKLVNEGYKCPAPKRYKSYQQVCCKRDPKFKPKNVTTKFMPRRYGDLSITYDVLSAYTNRYQAQVTIVNLNPLGRLDHWNLTWEWMRNEFIYNIKGAHTHKKDPSECIYGPQGQYYKDFDFTTVINCQKKPVISDLPKEKADDDKIGKLPYCCRNGTLLSPIMNETEARSIFQMEVFKLPPDLNRTALNPPQNWKIEGTINPSYTCGPPVRVDPSGFPDPNGIGIVTTAVASWQITCNITRPKPKAAKCCVSFSAFYSESVIPCNTCACGCEQTSKCDANRKPLLLPPEALLIPFENREEKARAWSELKHLGPLPKKLPCPDNCGVSINWHVDSNYNSGWTARLTLFNWGDDAFEDWFSAITMKKDTAKGYENVYSFNGTRLQHERNNTIFMQGLKGLNFLVGEVNGSNPNTDPRVPGKQQSVISFLKKDTPHINIEAGDGFPSKVFFNGEECALPPEFPKSSAALKSQIGLLPAILLALFTFFLLTDGLH; from the exons ATGGTTAAAGGAATGCAAATTCCATGGAGGTCCATCTCTTGGATCGCATTAGTGTTGATTGCATACAATTTTCAGACATGTAGGGGGCAAGATTACGGCGGAGAGGATACAAAACCGGCAGCACCGCCACCGGAGCAAGAAAATTGCGATGGAATCTTCGTCACATATAGCTTCGAGGGACGAGAAAAG GTATATCCATTGGTGAAGAACGTATCAGCACAGGCATGGTCATTTAAGTCCATGTTAACGGTGTTGAATACAGGGCTTTACGAGCTGAAATCATGGAAAGTTTTCATAGGATTTCAGAATAAAGAGCTGTTGGTGTCCGCGGATGGAGCTGTTGCGATTGATGGAGATGGATTTCCTGTAAAAGTGGGTAAAAATGGTACAACATTGGCAGGATATCCACAGTCCGATTTAAAAACCGCAATAGATACTGCTGGAGATTTTACACAGATGTCTGCACAAATCAGTATTAAGGGGACGCAATTTGGTCTCAAAGAGAAATCAAATCCTATGCCAACAATCAAGCTTGTTAATGAGGGATACAAATGTCCTGCTCCAAAGCGCTATA AAAGTTACCAGCAAGTTTGCTGCAAGAGGGATCCTAAATTCAAGCCCAAGAATGTGACCACAAAGTTCATGCCTCGCCGCTATGGAGACCTCTCCATAACGTACGACGTTCTATCAGCGTATACAAACAGGTACCAAGCCCAAGTCACAATTGTCAATCTCAATCCTTTGGGTCGTCTTGATCACTGGAACTTAACGTGGGAGTGGATGAGGAACGAGTTCATTTACAACATTAAAGGTGCCCATACTCACAAAAAAGACCCTTCTGAATGCATTTACGGACCTCAAGGGCAATATTACAAGGATTTCGATTTCACCACTGTGATAAATTGCCAAAAGAAACCAGTCATTTCCGATTTGCCTAAGGAGAAAGCGGATGATGATAAAATTGGCAAGTTACCTTATTGTTGCAGAAACGGGACTCTTTTGTCACCTATCATGAATGAGACCGAAGCAAGGTCCATTTTCCAGATGGAAGTTTTCAAACTTCCTCCTGATTTAAACAGAACCGCCTTAAATCCGCCTCAGAATTGGAAAATTGAGGGTACAATTAACCCGTCTTATACATGTGGACCTCCAGTGAGAGTTGATCCATCAGGTTTCCCGGATCCTAATGGAATTGGAATTGTTACTACTGCTGTGGCTAGCTGGCAAATTACTTGTAACATTACTCGTCCGAAGCCCAAAGCAGCCAAATGTTGTGTTTCTTTCTCTGCTTTTTACTCCGAGTCTGTTATCCCCTGCAACACTTGCGCCTGCGGCTGTGAACAGACGTCTAAATGTGACGCGAACAGAAAGCCTCTGCTCCTTCCTCCGGAAGCACTTCTCATCCCTTTTGAAAACAGGGAAGAAAAGGCGAGAGCTTGGAGCGAACTCAAACATTTAGGTCCTCTGCCCAAGAAACTACCTTGTCCTGATAATTGTGGGGTGAGCATCAATTGGCATGTGGATAGTAACTACAACAGCGGATGGACTGCGAGACTAACACTGTTCAACTGGGGAGATGACGCGTTTGAAGACTGGTTTTCGGCGATAACAATGAAGAAAGATACAGCTAAAGGCTATGAAAATGTGTACTCATTCAATGGTACAAGGCTGCAACATGAAAGGAATAACACTATATTTATGCAAggtttgaaaggtttgaatttcTTGGTGGGAGAGGTTAATGGGAGTAATCCTAATACGGATCCAAGAGTACCTGGAAAACAACAATctgttatttcatttttaaagaaGGATACACCACATATTAACATTGAAGCTGGTGATGGATTCCCTTCTAAGGTGTTCTTCAATGGGGAAGAATGTGCTCTTCCACCTGAGTTTCCCAAAAGCAGTGCAGCATTGAAATCCCAAATTGGTCTTTTGCCAGCAATTTTGCTTGCTCtctttactttttttcttttgactgATGGATTACACTGA
- the LOC132036353 gene encoding 2S seed storage albumin protein-like translates to MAKLSLAAALLLCLLAVASANSFTITVTEDDIDNPSQSCQEQIQRQRLNHCRMYLSRSRQYELSMVTDDDKSNQAQEHLQQCCQEMRNMDTQCRCQALRRMVSQERGTQGQQAERMLGRARYLPRMCNIQPTQCHF, encoded by the exons ATGGCGAAGCTTTCACTTGCTGCAGCTCTTTTGTTGTGCTTGTTAGCCGTTGCAAGTGCAAACAGCTTCACCATCACCGTGACGGAGGACGATATCGACAATCCGTCACAAAGTTGCCAAGAACAGATCCAGAGGCAGAGGCTCAACCACTGCAg GATGTACCTTTCAAGAAGCCGCCAATATGAGTTGAGCATGGTGACAGATGACGACAAGAGCAACCAAGCACAGGAGCATCTCCAACAGTGCTGCCAGGAAATGAGGAACATGGACACTCAATGCCGCTGTCAGGCACTTAGGAGGATGGTGTCGCAAGAGCGCGGCACCCAAGGCCAACAGGCGGAGCGCATGTTAGGGAGAGCTCGTTACCTCCCCCGCATGTGCAACATCCAGCCTACTCAGTGTCATTTCTAA